AAGGAACACTGGATGGCACAGTGGCTGGCGGAACGCAGTCTGGCGCGGGTGTTGCCGCAAATGAGTCTGAACGACTTGAAAGCGGTAATAGCCAAATCGGATATGGTTATCGGCAACGATACCGGACCGACGCACATGGCCTGGGGCATGAACCGGCCTTCGATTACCTTGTTCGGTCCGACGCCGATCAGCAGGGTCTACCAGACCAAAACCAACAAAGTGTTGAAGTCGCCGTCGCCGGTCGATCCGCTCAAACTCAACAAAAACGATTTTTCGATCGGCGAAATTCCGGTATCCGCAGTGGTGGCACTTGCTAAACAATTGCTGCCGGCGCCCGCGGCCGAAACGCCGCAGCCTTAAAGCCGTTCCAGCGCGGCAAAAGTAGCCAGCAATTCGATAAACGGCTCGTCGCGCGCCAGCACCCGCGCTATAGCGAGATGCTTATGCGCGGCGTCGCTCAAATCAAGGCGTTGTTCCTGAAACAGCAACTGCTTCTTGGCATCGGCAATCAAGCGGCACGGCGGCCGGCTTAGGTCGTTAGCCGGTTCGGCGCCGACCAACGCCAACTCCCCGCTGACCAATTCGACGATACAACCTGGCGGATAGGCGTGCAACACCTCGATCAAACCGGCCACCACGGCGGCGTCGAATTGTGCCGGGCTGGCCGCGTACAAATAACCGAGCGCATCGAGCTTGGTTTGCGCCGGCCGGTCCGCGCGATCACTAATCAACGCTTCGTAAACCGACGCCACCGCCACCAGTCGGGCCGGCAGGCCGATTTGCCCGGCGACCAAGCCGCGCGGATAGCCGGCGCCGTCCGGACGTTCGTGGTGGCCCCAGACCGCCTCCAGCACTTCGGCGGGCACGCCCGGCACGCCATGCAACAATGCCAGGCCGGCAGAGACATGTTGCCGTAGCACCGAACGTTCCGCGCCGGTCAGCTCGGCGGCTTTGCCGATAATCGATTGCGGCAGGCCGAGCAGCCCCAAATCGTGTAGAAGCGCGGCGATTGCCGTGTGCCGCAGTAGATCCGGCGCCACGGCCAGGTGCCGCGCCAAGCCCAGCGCCAGCAAGCAGACACTGACCGATTTGTGCACCAACGCCGGATCGGCCAGACTCCGCCCGGCCACCCGGTCTAGCGACACAGCGCCGTTATCCAGCGCAACCGTGAGGTCGGATGCGATTTCCGCGACAGCGCCGAAGTCGATGCCGCCACCGGCGCGAACCGTCTCCAGAACCGACTCGAAGCGGCGGTAAAATTGCGGCAACGGCCCGGATTCGGCCGCGGCCGCCAGCGCGCTGGCGGGTTCGTTATCGTCCGGTGCGGCAACATCCAAGCCCTTTGCCAAATCGATGAACACTTCGCGGCAATACTCGCGCAAGGTCTCGATTTCGGCATCGGAGCTGATCAGAAACTTGGTGGTTAAAAACGGTATGTCCCACCATTTGCGGTCGGTGCCGCACAGGTACATTCCTTGGCGAAGTTGACTGACGCAGATTTTTTTGACCATGGGAGACATTGCCTAATACAAGCCGGGCCGCCGCGAGCGGACTTCAGGAAACCACTGGGTAAGCTTGGCTGAATTTACCGTCCCGGCAGTATTGGCTCAAATCGATAGCGTAATCCTGCGGCCGGATAACCTGCTTGATCCCGTAACGGTTACCGTTCATGTCGGTGCCGGTCACCGCCAGATCGAGGATGCGTTCCGCCATCGGCTGGTTGTTATGGTCGCGGATCAGCAGGATTTTCGGCTTCAGCCGGTCGGCCTTGTTCTGTTCGACGATGATGCCGACTTCGCCACTGCTCAGCTCGACCAAATTGCCTTGCGGGTAAAACCCGATGCAGTTGATGAACTGGGTAACGAAATTGGCTTCGTAATGCTGGTTCATGCCTTTTACCAAAATGCCCAGCGCCTCCAAATGCGGCTTGCCTTTTTGGTAGACCCGGTCGCTGGTAATTGCGTCGTAGGTATCGACCACCGCCACCAAACGCGTGAACAGCGACAACGCGCTCTTGCCCAGTCCGCGCGGATAGCCGGTACCGGCCAAATGTTCGTGGTGGGCGTAGGCCACGTCCACCGCGCCGGGATAGGCGTTGCGTGCCGACATCA
Above is a window of Methylomonas koyamae DNA encoding:
- a CDS encoding HD-GYP domain-containing protein, whose protein sequence is MVKKICVSQLRQGMYLCGTDRKWWDIPFLTTKFLISSDAEIETLREYCREVFIDLAKGLDVAAPDDNEPASALAAAAESGPLPQFYRRFESVLETVRAGGGIDFGAVAEIASDLTVALDNGAVSLDRVAGRSLADPALVHKSVSVCLLALGLARHLAVAPDLLRHTAIAALLHDLGLLGLPQSIIGKAAELTGAERSVLRQHVSAGLALLHGVPGVPAEVLEAVWGHHERPDGAGYPRGLVAGQIGLPARLVAVASVYEALISDRADRPAQTKLDALGYLYAASPAQFDAAVVAGLIEVLHAYPPGCIVELVSGELALVGAEPANDLSRPPCRLIADAKKQLLFQEQRLDLSDAAHKHLAIARVLARDEPFIELLATFAALERL